One region of Streptomyces sp. NBC_00442 genomic DNA includes:
- a CDS encoding thioredoxin family protein, with protein sequence MARRVHQPRENEEFAFILAMAESPVLAYFYGTWPKAVEACKAMSAVVDDAAEAYAERLTVVKVDMTRCPEPVRRYGVTGAPTVVLIKEGEAAATGTGPMDRATLTRFLDAVI encoded by the coding sequence ATGGCCCGCAGGGTTCACCAGCCACGGGAGAACGAAGAATTCGCTTTCATCCTCGCGATGGCCGAAAGCCCGGTGCTCGCCTACTTCTACGGGACGTGGCCCAAGGCCGTCGAGGCGTGCAAAGCGATGAGCGCCGTCGTGGATGACGCCGCCGAGGCCTACGCCGAGCGCCTGACGGTGGTCAAGGTCGACATGACCCGCTGCCCCGAACCCGTACGGCGTTACGGTGTCACCGGCGCGCCCACCGTCGTCCTGATCAAGGAGGGGGAAGCGGCGGCCACCGGCACCGGCCCCATGGACCGGGCGACGCTGACGCGATTCCTGGACGCCGTCATCTGA
- a CDS encoding PP2C family protein-serine/threonine phosphatase: MDLQAPRAARPRSLAPRHALPAVPFAMIALVTVVDLLAPPDVHLGPFLAAAPAVAASFAGPRTTALIGAVAVLAQVIVAMVRGSVSDLNHTFQIITLLLISVFVTVFAHLREVHEKELVQLRSVAEAAQLVVLRPLRERLGPLRVASVYLAAAAEARIGGDLYAAARTALSTRLIIGDVRGKGLEAVGDAALVLGAFRAAAHQEADLPSLAAYLERAVAPDLDGAQEHAVSSEGEDGFDTHNRGEDGFDTHVGADGEGGSVGPGAGDHSEAFITAALLDIPDTGGTLRLVNCGHPPPLLLRGNRVVPLEVTQPAPPLGLLSLAPSQLIAETFPFESGDILLLYTDGVLEARDASGDFYPLAERAAAWRGTGPRALLSHLRDDLLAHTPARSLGDDAAMVAIERLGPPAPPAPPAPPTPPSSPPSPSSPSSR, from the coding sequence ATGGATCTCCAGGCACCGCGCGCCGCCCGCCCTCGCTCCCTGGCGCCACGGCACGCGCTGCCCGCGGTTCCCTTCGCGATGATCGCACTCGTCACCGTGGTGGACCTCCTGGCACCGCCCGATGTGCATCTCGGCCCGTTCCTGGCCGCGGCCCCCGCCGTGGCGGCATCGTTCGCGGGGCCGCGCACCACCGCGCTCATCGGTGCCGTCGCCGTGCTGGCCCAAGTGATCGTCGCGATGGTGCGCGGCAGCGTCAGCGACCTCAACCACACCTTCCAGATCATCACGCTGCTCCTCATCTCGGTGTTCGTGACCGTCTTCGCCCATCTGCGCGAAGTGCACGAGAAGGAGCTGGTGCAGCTGCGTTCCGTCGCCGAGGCGGCGCAGCTGGTCGTGCTGCGGCCGTTGCGCGAGCGACTGGGGCCACTGCGTGTGGCGAGCGTCTACCTGGCCGCGGCCGCCGAGGCACGGATCGGCGGCGACCTGTACGCGGCGGCCCGCACCGCCCTCAGCACCCGGCTCATCATCGGCGACGTACGGGGGAAGGGGCTGGAAGCGGTCGGGGACGCGGCTCTCGTGCTGGGCGCCTTCCGTGCCGCGGCCCATCAGGAGGCCGACCTGCCGTCACTTGCCGCCTACCTCGAACGTGCGGTGGCCCCCGACCTGGACGGCGCCCAGGAACACGCGGTGAGCTCCGAAGGCGAGGATGGGTTCGACACCCACAACCGGGGCGAGGATGGGTTCGACACCCATGTCGGCGCCGATGGGGAGGGCGGGTCCGTCGGGCCTGGCGCCGGCGACCACAGCGAGGCGTTCATCACGGCGGCCCTGCTCGACATTCCCGACACCGGTGGAACACTGCGGCTCGTCAACTGCGGCCATCCACCACCGCTGCTCCTGCGCGGCAACCGCGTCGTCCCCCTGGAGGTGACCCAGCCGGCACCGCCGCTGGGTCTGTTGAGCCTCGCCCCGTCCCAACTTATCGCCGAGACCTTCCCGTTCGAGTCCGGTGACATCCTGCTGCTCTACACCGACGGCGTGCTGGAAGCCCGCGACGCGAGCGGCGACTTCTACCCGCTGGCGGAGCGTGCCGCCGCCTGGCGCGGCACCGGGCCCCGCGCCCTGCTGAGCCACCTGCGGGACGACCTGCTCGCCCACACTCCCGCCCGGTCTCTGGGCGACGACGCCGCGATGGTGGCGATCGAGCGGCTCGGTCCGCCCGCTCCTCCGGCTCCCCCAGCCCCTCCAACTCCGCCCTCTTCGCCCCCTTCGCCCTCTTCGCCCTCCAGTCGCTGA
- a CDS encoding maleylpyruvate isomerase family mycothiol-dependent enzyme encodes MDRDESVDGRMNEDMGTGASANTGEDAGAGDGLDGGAGLDRGAGSLDARWVAEPAIHCAAVLTETTRFVTAVEGADLATPVPSCPGWTLVDLIRHTGSVQRMFSGLLRGRVQERPLTRDTELDLPTSDHAYPAWLRASSHVAADVFADTTLDAPMWVWGADPHARFWVRRMLFETLVHRVDAELALGSTPLIDPALAADGVDEFLVNLPFAASFAPRTSHLRGTGEGIRFRCTDRAGDWLVRLRPDGFGLDPIPADAAGVPLADTALADATVEGAAADLLLFLYGRLDLTTRALTSSGDEALLRHWVANSAF; translated from the coding sequence ATGGACAGGGACGAGAGCGTGGACGGACGTATGAATGAGGACATGGGCACGGGCGCGAGCGCGAACACGGGCGAGGACGCGGGCGCGGGCGACGGCCTGGACGGCGGGGCCGGCCTGGACAGGGGAGCCGGCTCCCTCGATGCGCGGTGGGTGGCCGAGCCGGCGATCCACTGCGCCGCGGTGCTGACGGAGACCACTCGCTTCGTGACGGCCGTCGAGGGGGCCGACCTCGCGACGCCGGTACCGAGCTGCCCCGGCTGGACCCTCGTCGATCTGATCCGGCACACCGGAAGCGTGCAGCGGATGTTCTCCGGCCTGCTGCGCGGCCGCGTCCAGGAACGACCCCTCACCCGCGACACGGAACTCGATCTGCCGACGAGTGACCACGCATATCCCGCCTGGCTGCGCGCCAGTTCCCACGTGGCGGCCGATGTGTTCGCCGACACCACTCTGGACGCCCCGATGTGGGTGTGGGGCGCCGATCCGCATGCCCGGTTCTGGGTGCGGCGCATGCTCTTCGAGACGCTGGTGCACCGCGTGGACGCGGAACTCGCCCTGGGCTCAACGCCGTTGATCGACCCGGCCCTCGCGGCCGACGGGGTGGACGAGTTCTTGGTCAACCTGCCCTTCGCCGCGTCGTTCGCGCCCAGGACCAGCCACCTGCGCGGCACGGGCGAGGGCATTCGCTTCCGCTGCACCGACCGGGCGGGGGACTGGCTGGTGCGTCTGCGCCCCGACGGCTTCGGACTGGACCCGATTCCGGCCGACGCGGCGGGCGTCCCCCTCGCCGACACCGCTCTCGCCGACGCCACCGTCGAAGGGGCCGCCGCCGACCTGCTGCTGTTCCTGTACGGGCGCCTGGACCTCACGACGCGGGCCCTCACATCGTCCGGGGACGAGGCCCTGCTCAGGCACTGGGTGGCGAATTCCGCGTTCTGA
- a CDS encoding MurR/RpiR family transcriptional regulator: MSSGQQVRAQSAAITPSGHSAHHERVPADRVRALFDGHRLSPGQRRIAQYLIDHLTDAAFLSITELAERVGVSQPSVTRFAASLGYSGYPALREALQPIALSAVAGTPEGREESRHNELQAAVDAEIENLENVRRLVADTTQVLEIGRELALSVPLTVLGLRISVSLAEYFAYAARRIHPDVRLVTRGGSVAYDALLQSRSAGGTWVLAFAMPRHAKETLAAMRAARSAGLRIALVTDTTLGPLVEEADVALTAGTGSRLVFDSYAAPGVLAAAILQAMADADPERTQARLEEYEQAADKHGFFL; encoded by the coding sequence GTGTCATCGGGGCAGCAGGTACGCGCCCAGTCGGCTGCGATCACGCCGAGCGGGCACTCCGCGCACCACGAGCGTGTCCCGGCGGACCGGGTCCGCGCGCTGTTCGACGGACACCGTCTCTCCCCCGGTCAGCGGCGCATCGCCCAGTACCTCATCGACCATCTCACCGACGCCGCCTTCCTCTCGATCACCGAACTCGCCGAACGGGTCGGCGTGAGCCAGCCGTCCGTGACGCGTTTCGCCGCGTCGCTCGGCTACAGCGGCTACCCCGCCCTGCGCGAGGCGCTGCAGCCGATCGCCCTGAGCGCGGTCGCCGGCACGCCCGAGGGCCGCGAGGAGAGCCGGCACAACGAGCTCCAGGCCGCGGTGGACGCCGAGATCGAGAACCTGGAGAACGTGCGTCGCCTGGTCGCCGACACCACGCAAGTCCTCGAGATCGGCCGCGAGCTTGCCCTCTCGGTGCCGCTGACCGTCCTTGGCCTGCGCATCTCGGTGTCCCTTGCCGAGTACTTCGCGTACGCGGCCCGGCGCATCCACCCCGATGTGCGACTGGTGACGCGCGGCGGCAGCGTCGCCTACGACGCGCTGTTGCAGTCCCGCTCGGCGGGCGGGACCTGGGTACTGGCGTTCGCCATGCCGCGGCACGCCAAGGAGACGCTGGCGGCGATGCGCGCCGCCCGCAGCGCCGGACTGCGCATCGCGCTGGTCACGGACACGACCCTCGGCCCGCTCGTCGAGGAGGCCGATGTCGCGCTGACCGCCGGTACCGGCTCCCGGCTGGTGTTCGACTCGTACGCGGCGCCCGGTGTCCTCGCCGCGGCCATCCTGCAGGCGATGGCGGACGCGGATCCCGAGCGGACGCAGGCGCGGCTCGAGGAGTACGAGCAGGCCGCCGACAAACACGGATTCTTCCTCTAA
- a CDS encoding DUF305 domain-containing protein, translating into MFASHTAASHTAASQASGSQSAASQTSRFLARRRTLTTVGAVALLALALTACGSSSDSGSGDSATAGMHHGPATTPSSGAAHSAGPFNDADVAFAQQMIPHHQQALEMARLAGGRAADPEVRNLAAAIEKAQDPEIDTMKGWLKSWGKPLPSSPASPSASASSSASMGDMPGMNHGSGGTGGASAMPGMMSDRDMRDLTSAKGKDFDRKFVTLMIGHHQGAVAMAKDEQKKGDNPDAKRLAGNVIAAQNAEIEQMNKIVARLK; encoded by the coding sequence ATGTTCGCTTCCCACACCGCTGCCTCCCACACCGCTGCCTCCCAGGCCTCCGGCTCCCAGAGCGCCGCCTCCCAGACCTCCCGCTTCCTCGCCCGTCGCCGCACTCTCACGACCGTCGGGGCCGTCGCCCTTCTCGCGCTGGCGCTGACGGCATGCGGTTCGTCCAGCGACTCCGGGTCCGGCGACTCCGCGACGGCCGGCATGCACCACGGCCCGGCCACCACCCCGTCCTCCGGCGCCGCGCACTCCGCCGGCCCGTTCAACGACGCGGACGTGGCGTTCGCTCAGCAGATGATCCCGCATCACCAGCAGGCGCTGGAGATGGCACGGCTCGCCGGCGGGCGTGCGGCCGACCCGGAGGTCAGGAATCTGGCCGCCGCGATCGAGAAGGCCCAGGACCCCGAGATCGACACGATGAAGGGCTGGCTGAAGTCCTGGGGCAAGCCGCTGCCTTCGTCCCCGGCCTCGCCGTCGGCCTCGGCTTCGTCCTCGGCCTCGATGGGGGACATGCCGGGGATGAACCACGGCTCGGGCGGCACGGGCGGCGCCTCCGCCATGCCCGGCATGATGTCCGATCGGGACATGCGTGATCTCACCTCCGCCAAGGGCAAGGACTTCGACCGGAAGTTCGTCACCCTGATGATCGGCCATCACCAGGGCGCGGTCGCCATGGCCAAGGACGAGCAGAAGAAGGGCGACAACCCGGACGCGAAGCGCCTCGCCGGTAACGTCATCGCCGCGCAGAACGCCGAGATCGAGCAGATGAACAAGATCGTCGCCCGCCTGAAGTAG
- a CDS encoding TetR/AcrR family transcriptional regulator, whose protein sequence is MPNRAEPATGPPLDHRKGPRRRGEELESAILLATLDELAEVGYASLTMERVAVRARTGKAAVYRRWPSRAQLVVDACKVGKISEVDLPDTGELRGDVLLLLRQMAATMATPLGDIMRGLLAEMTRDPELAELIRQRIHTVRPATIRVVLERAVARGEVEPWVLTSRRATVATDLLRNQFLLFGAPVEDEVITDIVDDVYLPLLLTPPPCRRAHTQVADEAH, encoded by the coding sequence GTGCCCAACCGTGCCGAACCGGCCACCGGACCACCCCTTGACCACCGCAAAGGCCCGCGCCGTCGCGGCGAGGAGCTGGAAAGCGCCATTTTGCTGGCGACTTTGGACGAGCTCGCCGAGGTCGGCTACGCCTCACTGACCATGGAGCGGGTGGCCGTCCGGGCCCGTACCGGAAAGGCGGCCGTCTACCGCCGCTGGCCGAGCCGGGCCCAACTGGTCGTGGACGCCTGCAAGGTGGGGAAGATCTCCGAGGTCGATCTCCCCGACACCGGTGAACTGCGCGGCGACGTACTGCTCCTGCTCCGGCAGATGGCGGCCACCATGGCCACTCCGCTCGGCGACATCATGCGAGGGCTCCTCGCGGAGATGACCCGCGATCCCGAACTGGCCGAGCTGATCCGCCAGCGCATCCACACCGTGCGGCCCGCCACGATCCGGGTCGTCCTCGAACGCGCCGTCGCCCGTGGCGAGGTGGAACCGTGGGTGCTGACCTCCCGGCGGGCCACGGTCGCGACCGATCTGTTGCGCAATCAGTTCCTGCTGTTCGGCGCCCCCGTGGAGGACGAGGTCATCACGGACATCGTCGACGACGTGTACCTTCCGCTGCTGCTGACCCCGCCCCCCTGCCGGCGGGCGCACACCCAAGTGGCCGACGAGGCGCACTAG
- a CDS encoding cytochrome P450, whose amino-acid sequence MTEHATPFPTPQEAPAFPADRTCPYQLPDTYSQLRDEPESLRPVTLYDGRRAWVVTKHEAARALLADPRLSSDRQHADFPSTSPRLKAFRQGRPAFIGMNPPEHGTRRRMVISEFTVKRIKGMRPDVERIVHGFIDDMLAAGPTADLVSQFALPVPSMVICHLLGVPYADHEFFQDASRRLVQAVDAAGAVAARDDFERYLDGLITKMQSEPGTGLLNKLVAHQLADGEIDRDELISTALLLLVAGHETTASMTSLSVITLLEHPDQHAALRADPSLVPGAVEELLRVLAIADIAGGRFATADIEIDGQLIRAGEGVIVTNSIANRDSSVFADPDSLDVHRSARHHLSFGYGVHQCLGQNLARLELEVILTTLFDRIPTLRLAVPVEQLTLRPGSTIQGVNELPVTW is encoded by the coding sequence ATGACAGAGCACGCCACACCGTTCCCCACGCCGCAGGAGGCCCCGGCCTTTCCGGCGGACCGTACGTGTCCCTACCAACTGCCCGATACCTACAGCCAGTTGCGGGACGAGCCGGAGTCGCTGCGCCCCGTGACGCTCTATGACGGACGACGCGCCTGGGTGGTGACCAAGCACGAGGCGGCGCGCGCGTTACTCGCCGATCCCCGGCTGTCCTCCGACCGTCAGCACGCCGACTTCCCCAGCACCTCCCCGCGCCTCAAGGCGTTCCGTCAGGGCCGCCCCGCGTTCATCGGCATGAACCCTCCGGAGCACGGGACGCGCCGGCGCATGGTGATCAGTGAGTTCACGGTGAAGCGCATCAAGGGGATGCGTCCGGACGTCGAACGCATCGTGCACGGCTTCATCGACGACATGCTCGCCGCCGGGCCCACCGCCGACCTGGTCAGTCAGTTCGCGCTGCCCGTACCGTCCATGGTGATCTGCCATCTGCTCGGCGTCCCGTACGCCGACCACGAGTTCTTCCAGGACGCGAGCAGGCGTCTTGTGCAGGCCGTGGACGCCGCCGGCGCCGTCGCCGCCCGGGACGACTTCGAGCGCTACCTGGACGGGCTGATCACCAAGATGCAGTCCGAACCCGGCACCGGGCTCCTCAACAAGCTGGTGGCACACCAGTTGGCGGACGGTGAGATCGACCGCGACGAGCTGATCTCCACCGCGCTGCTGCTGCTCGTCGCCGGCCACGAGACCACGGCCTCGATGACATCGCTCAGCGTCATCACGTTGCTCGAACACCCCGACCAGCACGCCGCCCTGCGTGCCGACCCGTCCCTGGTGCCGGGAGCGGTCGAGGAGCTGCTGCGCGTGCTGGCCATCGCCGACATCGCGGGCGGCCGCTTCGCCACCGCCGACATCGAGATCGACGGGCAGCTCATCCGCGCCGGCGAAGGGGTGATCGTCACCAACTCCATCGCCAATCGCGACAGTTCGGTGTTCGCGGACCCGGACAGCCTCGATGTGCACCGCTCGGCCCGCCACCACCTCTCCTTCGGCTATGGCGTGCACCAGTGCCTCGGCCAGAATCTGGCCCGCCTCGAACTCGAAGTCATCCTCACCACCCTGTTCGACCGAATTCCGACCCTGCGCCTGGCCGTCCCCGTGGAGCAGTTGACGCTGCGCCCCGGCTCGACGATCCAGGGCGTCAACGAACTCCCGGTCACTTGGTGA
- a CDS encoding ferredoxin, translated as MRVSADRDVCVGAGLCALTAPGVFDQDDDGLVDVITPDPDGAQQAAARQAGSLCPSGAVRVTE; from the coding sequence ATGCGGGTCTCAGCGGACCGGGACGTCTGTGTCGGCGCCGGACTGTGCGCGCTGACCGCGCCCGGCGTCTTCGACCAGGACGACGACGGCCTCGTCGATGTGATCACCCCCGATCCCGACGGGGCGCAGCAGGCCGCCGCCCGCCAGGCCGGCAGTCTCTGCCCGTCGGGCGCGGTCCGCGTCACCGAATAG
- a CDS encoding TetR/AcrR family transcriptional regulator has protein sequence MDHAPDAPGAPVGERRRDAGATRRRLLDAARDLFAERGYEGTTVRDIAERAGANQALLFRYFGSKQGLLTEVVAQGGLEQLHATPPEELFETALRSMLTSSAAGTADRSLEVYLRSMGRGDEATGTLRELGEQYQSALAALSGAADGALRADLAMAWLLGIGLMRTVVAREPLASADPDTVCRLVVDTLDHLWSAPPESDPR, from the coding sequence ATGGATCACGCCCCTGATGCGCCCGGCGCGCCCGTCGGCGAGCGCCGCCGCGACGCCGGAGCCACCCGGCGTCGGCTGCTCGACGCCGCCCGTGACCTGTTCGCGGAGCGCGGCTACGAAGGGACGACGGTCCGCGACATCGCGGAGCGGGCCGGGGCCAACCAGGCATTGCTGTTCCGGTATTTCGGCTCCAAGCAGGGCCTGCTCACGGAAGTCGTCGCCCAGGGCGGCCTGGAACAGCTGCACGCCACGCCGCCGGAGGAACTCTTCGAGACGGCGCTTCGTTCGATGCTGACGAGCAGCGCGGCCGGGACCGCGGACCGCTCCCTGGAGGTCTATCTGCGGTCGATGGGCCGGGGCGACGAGGCGACCGGGACACTGCGGGAGCTGGGCGAGCAGTACCAGAGCGCGCTGGCCGCGCTCTCCGGCGCCGCGGACGGGGCGCTGCGTGCGGATCTGGCCATGGCCTGGCTGCTCGGCATCGGCCTCATGCGGACGGTCGTCGCGCGCGAGCCGCTGGCGAGCGCGGATCCGGACACCGTCTGTCGCCTCGTGGTCGACACGCTCGACCACCTGTGGTCGGCTCCCCCCGAGAGCGATCCGCGATGA
- a CDS encoding cytochrome P450: protein MTTADTTPLAYPFNTSDGLQLADAYERVRELPGLLRVQMPYGESAWLVTRYADARLVLGDQRFSRAVGVLHDEPRQSEGRTNSGILGMDPPDHTRLRSLVARAFTVRQVEKLRPQVRDLTASLLDDLEAAGPPADLVDTYALPLPVAVICRLLGVPTEDRPRFRVWSDAALSTSSLTAAEFEANREELRAYMGELIAMHRQEPQDDLMTALIEARDGGDRLSELELVDLCVAVLVAGHETTASQIPNFTLTLLDHPDQLAQLRTRPELVANAVEELLRFVPLGSGASQPRYATEDVEVGGTLVRAGTPVLVATGAANRDALRFTAPGVLDISREGNQHLGFGHGVHHCLGAPLARLELQEALSALITRFPGLKLAGDVTWKSEMLVRGPRVMPVAW from the coding sequence GTGACGACAGCCGACACCACACCCCTCGCCTACCCCTTCAACACCTCCGACGGGCTTCAGCTCGCCGACGCCTATGAGCGCGTACGCGAACTGCCCGGCCTGTTACGGGTCCAGATGCCGTACGGCGAGTCCGCCTGGCTCGTCACCCGTTACGCGGACGCGAGGCTCGTCCTCGGCGACCAGCGCTTCAGCCGGGCCGTGGGTGTCCTGCACGACGAACCCCGCCAGTCCGAAGGGCGCACCAACAGCGGGATCCTCGGCATGGACCCGCCCGATCACACCCGGCTGCGTTCCCTGGTGGCGCGGGCGTTCACCGTCCGTCAGGTCGAGAAGTTGCGGCCGCAGGTGCGCGATCTCACCGCGAGCCTGCTCGACGACCTGGAAGCGGCGGGCCCGCCCGCCGACCTGGTGGACACCTATGCGCTGCCGCTGCCGGTCGCGGTGATCTGCCGCCTGCTCGGCGTGCCCACCGAGGACCGCCCGCGCTTTCGGGTGTGGAGCGACGCGGCCCTGTCCACGAGCTCCCTCACCGCAGCGGAGTTCGAGGCGAACCGCGAGGAACTGCGCGCCTACATGGGCGAGTTGATCGCCATGCACCGGCAGGAGCCGCAGGACGACCTGATGACCGCGCTCATCGAGGCCCGCGACGGCGGCGACCGCCTCTCCGAGCTGGAACTCGTCGATCTGTGCGTGGCGGTCCTGGTGGCGGGACACGAGACCACCGCATCCCAGATTCCCAACTTCACCCTGACCCTGCTGGACCACCCCGACCAGCTGGCGCAGCTGCGGACGAGGCCGGAACTCGTCGCCAACGCGGTGGAGGAACTGCTGCGGTTCGTGCCGCTGGGCAGCGGAGCGAGCCAGCCCCGGTACGCCACCGAGGACGTCGAGGTGGGCGGCACCCTGGTGCGGGCCGGCACACCGGTCCTGGTGGCGACCGGCGCCGCCAACCGCGACGCGCTGCGCTTCACCGCCCCCGGAGTGCTCGACATAAGCCGCGAGGGCAACCAACACCTCGGTTTCGGCCACGGCGTCCACCACTGCCTGGGAGCCCCGCTGGCCAGGCTGGAGCTGCAGGAGGCGCTGAGCGCGCTCATCACCCGCTTCCCCGGCCTGAAACTGGCAGGCGACGTCACCTGGAAGTCCGAGATGCTGGTCCGGGGCCCGCGCGTCATGCCGGTCGCGTGGTGA
- a CDS encoding ferredoxin, whose protein sequence is MTWTVRVDPHLCLASGMCAGAAPDVFALDGEHARVLPDGIEPDERILDVADACPAQAITVHDGSTVVGPRRD, encoded by the coding sequence ATGACCTGGACCGTACGTGTGGATCCACACCTCTGTCTGGCCTCGGGCATGTGTGCCGGGGCCGCACCCGACGTCTTCGCCCTCGACGGCGAGCACGCGCGGGTGCTGCCCGACGGGATCGAGCCGGACGAACGCATCCTGGACGTGGCCGACGCCTGCCCCGCCCAGGCGATCACCGTGCACGACGGCAGCACCGTCGTCGGCCCCCGCCGGGACTGA
- a CDS encoding L-threonylcarbamoyladenylate synthase, protein MAKYFDVHPDNPQRRTISSVADSIRSGALVAYPTDSCYALGCQIGSRDGINRIRSIRALDDRHHFTLVCENFAQLGQFVQIDNDVFRAIKAATPGSYTFILPATREVPRQLLHPKKKTVGVRIPDHAVAQALLAELGEPLLSSTLLLPDEDEPMTQGWEIKERLDHVVDAVLDCGDCGTEPTTVIDFSSGELEIVRRGAGDTSRFE, encoded by the coding sequence ATGGCAAAGTACTTCGACGTGCACCCCGACAATCCCCAGCGGCGCACCATCAGCAGTGTGGCCGACAGCATCCGTTCCGGCGCGCTCGTCGCCTACCCGACCGACTCCTGCTACGCGTTGGGCTGTCAGATCGGCAGCCGTGACGGCATCAACCGGATCCGGTCCATCCGTGCTCTGGACGACCGCCACCACTTCACCCTGGTATGCGAGAACTTTGCCCAGCTGGGTCAGTTCGTGCAGATCGACAACGACGTGTTCCGCGCCATCAAGGCGGCGACGCCCGGCAGTTACACGTTCATCCTTCCCGCGACGAGGGAGGTGCCGCGGCAGTTGCTGCACCCGAAGAAGAAGACGGTCGGCGTCCGCATCCCCGACCACGCCGTGGCTCAGGCCCTGCTCGCCGAGCTCGGCGAACCGCTGCTCTCCAGCACCCTGCTGCTGCCCGACGAGGACGAGCCGATGACGCAGGGCTGGGAGATCAAGGAACGCCTCGATCACGTGGTGGACGCCGTCCTGGACTGCGGGGACTGCGGCACCGAGCCGACGACCGTGATCGACTTCTCCAGCGGCGAGCTGGAGATCGTACGCCGGGGAGCGGGCGACACCTCGCGCTTCGAGTAG
- a CDS encoding alanine--tRNA ligase-related protein, with protein MNTEHVIRTFVEYFQDRGHRRITGSTLLSPPGDSVLFTTAGMHPLTPYLEGRPHPLGRRLVNVQRCLRTTDLDEVGDSTHLTVFEMLGTWSLGDYDGSRSIEWGHDLLVEGLEVDPGLLYATVFGGDERSGPDTDSLRTWQERGVPVELTTGENWWSNGPTGPCGPDTEIFVWTGEGPPQSTPTGDERWVEVWNHVMMRYRRGDDGTLGLLPQPNVDTGLGLERLVAVLQGKESVFETDLFEPWMRTVPSLWQLPEQPLRVVCDHLRSGIVVIGDGVLPSNTGRGYVLRRLVRRVLTTLWRDDPSRTLGDLPEELFRHTLDHFGQNGPSGRVREVLLDEELRFTRLLERGRHILSQPRFSTQLDEEDYSYLHDTHGLPRDLVLGLRGDALG; from the coding sequence ATGAACACCGAACACGTCATCCGCACGTTCGTCGAGTACTTCCAGGACCGGGGCCACCGGCGCATCACGGGGTCGACGCTGCTTTCGCCGCCCGGCGACTCCGTCCTGTTCACCACCGCCGGCATGCATCCCCTCACTCCCTACCTGGAGGGCCGGCCCCATCCGCTCGGCCGGCGCCTGGTCAATGTGCAGCGCTGTCTGCGCACCACGGATCTGGACGAGGTCGGCGACTCCACCCATCTGACGGTCTTCGAGATGCTCGGCACCTGGTCGCTCGGGGACTACGACGGTTCGCGGAGCATCGAATGGGGCCACGACCTGCTCGTCGAGGGACTGGAAGTGGACCCGGGTCTGCTGTACGCCACGGTGTTCGGCGGCGACGAACGCTCCGGCCCCGACACCGACTCCCTCCGGACCTGGCAGGAGCGCGGCGTCCCGGTCGAGTTGACCACCGGGGAGAACTGGTGGTCCAACGGTCCGACCGGCCCCTGCGGCCCCGACACGGAAATCTTCGTCTGGACGGGAGAGGGCCCGCCGCAGTCGACACCGACCGGCGACGAGCGCTGGGTGGAGGTGTGGAACCACGTGATGATGCGTTACCGCCGCGGCGACGACGGCACCCTCGGCCTGCTGCCACAGCCGAACGTCGACACCGGGCTCGGCCTTGAGCGGCTCGTCGCCGTCCTCCAGGGCAAGGAGTCGGTCTTCGAGACCGATCTGTTCGAGCCGTGGATGCGTACGGTGCCGTCACTGTGGCAGCTGCCGGAACAACCGCTGCGGGTGGTCTGTGACCACCTGCGGTCCGGCATCGTCGTGATCGGCGACGGTGTCCTGCCGTCCAACACCGGGCGCGGATACGTGCTGCGAAGGCTCGTCCGGCGGGTACTCACCACGCTGTGGCGGGACGATCCGTCCCGCACCCTCGGTGATCTGCCGGAGGAACTGTTCCGGCACACCCTGGACCACTTCGGACAGAACGGGCCCAGCGGTCGGGTGCGCGAGGTGCTGCTGGACGAGGAGCTGCGCTTCACCAGGCTCCTGGAACGGGGCCGCCACATCCTGTCCCAACCCCGCTTCTCCACTCAGCTCGACGAGGAGGACTACAGCTACCTGCACGACACCCACGGGCTGCCCCGCGACCTCGTGCTCGGCCTGCGCGGGGACGCCCTGGGGTGA